A single region of the Mercenaria mercenaria strain notata chromosome 6, MADL_Memer_1, whole genome shotgun sequence genome encodes:
- the LOC123548292 gene encoding E3 ubiquitin-protein ligase Su(dx)-like has product MKTIQEDPLPEGWEMRYTAEGVRYFVDHNTKTTTFQDPRDGPPKGPKGAYGVPIQCERSFRWKLGQFRYLCQSNALPGRVKVTVSRDNLFEDSFAQIMRLQPFDLRRRLYIIFKGEEGLDFRGVASLYALLSRESTDIWVEGTRAFYHEKFIDSGFTLPFYKRMLNKKLILKDLTSIDTEFYNSLNWIKDNDLEECGLELTFSADFEVLGKISQHELKEGGADIAVTNENKEEYINLMTNWRFTRGVEEQTKAFLGGFSEVVPQQWLQYFDEREIELMLCGMQEIDVDDWERNTIYGHYQRNSKQVVWFWKFVRELENEKRTRLLQFVTGTCRLPVGGFAELMGSNGPQRFCIEKVGKKTWLPRSHTRFNRIDLPPYRSYEQLVEKLTLAIEETGFGQE; this is encoded by the exons ATGAA aACTATACAAGAGGATCCATTACCAGAAGGTTGGGAAATGCGATACACAGCAGAGGGTGTTAGATATTTTGTTGATCACAACACAAAAACTACCACATTCCAAGATCCCAGAGACGGTCCTCCTAAAGG CCCCAAGGGAGCATATGGTGTGCCTATCCAGTGTGAACGTAGTTTCCGGTGGAAACTGGGTCAGTTCCGCTACCTGTGTCAATCCAACGCCTTACCAGGTCGTGTTAAGGTCACTGTTTCCAGAGATAACCTTTTTGAAGATTCCTTTGCTCAG ATAATGCGGTTACAACCATTTGATTTACGACGTAGactatatattattttcaaaggAGAAGAAGGTCTTGATTTTAGAGGAGTAGCAAG CCTGTACGCtttgctcagtagggagagtACAGATATATGGGTCGAGGGGACTAGA GCATTTTACCATGAGAAATTTATTGACAGTGGTTTTACCTTGCCGTTCTATAAAAGAATGTTGAACAAGAAGTTAATACTGAAGGATCTGACATCCATTGATACAGAATTTTACAACTCCTTAAACTGGATCAA AGATAATGACCTTGAGGAATGTGGTTTAGAGTTGACATTCTCCGCAGACTTTGAAGTTCTTGGAAAGATAAGTCAGCATGAGTTGAAAGAGGGAGGAGCTGATATAGCAGtcacaaatgaaaacaaagaggAATATATCAa TTTGATGACAAACTGGAGATTCACCCGAGGAGTAGAAGAACAAACAAAAGCTTTCTTGGGCGGTTTTAGTGAGGTTGTACCACAGCAGTGGTTGCAGTACTTTGATGAAAGGGAAATTGAG TTGATGTTGTGTGGTATGCAGGAGATAGATGTTGATGACTGGGAGAGAAATACCATATATGGACATTACCAGAGAAACAGTAAACAGGTGGTCTGGTTCTGGAAG TTTGTTCGTGAGCTGGAAAATGAGAAGAGGACAAGGTTGTTACAATTTGTAACAGGAACCTGCAGACTTCCTGTTGGAGGTTTTGCTGAACTCATGG GGAGCAATGGGCCACAGAGATTTTGTATTGAAAAAGTGGGCAAAAAGACATGGTTGCCTCGCAGTCATACGCGTTTTAACCGAATAGACTTACCGCCGTATCGCAGTTATGAACAACTTGTTGAAAAACTGACTCTAGCTATTGAAGAAACAGGTTTCGGACAGGAATAG